One window of the Cryptomeria japonica chromosome 7, Sugi_1.0, whole genome shotgun sequence genome contains the following:
- the LOC131064475 gene encoding short-chain dehydrogenase reductase 2a-like translates to MDINVEGVMHDIKHVARIMIHKRKGCIISTASIGGIMGGGSYFYTASKHVVVGLTKKSVAELGRSGIQVNCISPATIATNLVLNSMGMTPSPEAKAKVEAVIEGASPLREANLKEEDIVEATLYLASKDSKYVSGHNLIVDGGLTVVLDETAVFVKY, encoded by the coding sequence ATGGATATCAATGTAGAAGGAGTAATGCACGACATTAAGCATGTAGCCCGCATTATGATCCACAAGAGAAAGGGCTGCATTATCTCTACAGCTAGTATTGGAGGAATAATGGGAGGTGGTTCTTACTTCTACACTGCCTCCAAACATGTGGTTGTTGGGCTTACTAAGAAAAGTGTAGCAGAGCTGGGAAGAAGTGGTATACAAGTAAATTGTATTTCTCcagctacaattgcaacaaatctggtATTGAATTCTATGGGAATGACCCCTTCACCAGAGGCAAAGGCCAAGGTGGAGGCCGTGATTGAGGGTGCATCCCCCTTAAGGGAAGCCAATCTTAAAGAAGAGGATATTGTAGAGGCTACTCTGTATCTGGCCAGTAAGGATTCCAAATATGTAAGCGGTCACAATCTGATTGTGGATGGGGGACTAACTGTTGTATTAGATGAAACTGCGGTGTTTGTAAAATATTGA
- the LOC131064502 gene encoding momilactone A synthase-like produces the protein MSTKEVAAALCKRLLGKVAIITGGSGGIGEATVRLFANHGAKVIIADIADEAGIKLAEFLSPWATYIHCDVSKEQDVSSTVDLAMEMHGKLDIMYNNAGNIDSPKTSVGEYDMQDFERVMNINAKGVMHGIKHAARVMIPNRKGCIISTASVAGIVGGIGTYSYTASKHAVVGLTKNGAAELGKSGIRVNCISPAAIATDLALNYMAMTPSPEAKAKVEAVLQGAGPLREATLKVEDIAQAALYLASEDSKYVSGHNLAVDGGLTVVIDETAVFGKYSYGFSQ, from the exons ATGTCTACGAAAGAGGTTGCAGCTGCTCTATGTAAAAG ACTGTTAGGCAAGGTTGCAATAATCACAGGCGGATCGGGGGGCATTGGAGAGGCCACTGTTCGGTTATTCGCAAATCATGGAGCCAAAGTCATTATTGCAGACATTGCAGACGAAGCTGGTATCAAATTGGCGGAATTCCTTTCGCCCTGGGCGACATATATTCACTGTGACGTGAGTAAGGAGCAAGATGTAAGCTCAACCGTGGATTTGGCCATGGAAATGCATGGGAAATTGGACATTATGTATAATAACGCAGGAAATATCGACAGCCCAAAAACGAGCGTGGGAGAGTATGATATGCAGGATTTCGAGCGAGTGATGAATATCAATGCAAAAGGTGTGATGCACGGCATTAAGCATGCAGCCCGCGTTATGATCCCCAATAGAAAGGGCTGCATTATCTCAACGGCTAGTGTTGCAGGAATAGTAGGAGGAATAGGTACTTATTCCTACACTGCCTCCAAACATGCCGTCGTTGGGCTGACAAAGAACGGTGCAGCAGAGCTGGGCAAAAGTGGTATACGAGTGAATTGTATTTCTCCAGCTGCAATTGCTACAGATCTGGCACTGAATTATATGGCAATGACCCCTTCACCAGAGGCAAAGGCCAAGGTAGAGGCCGTGTTGCAGGGCGCAGGCCCCTTAAGGGAAGCCACACTTAAAGTAGAGGATATTGCACAGGCTGCTCTGTATCTGGCCAGTGAGGATTCCAAATATGTAAGCGGTCACAATCTAGCTGTGGATGGGGGATTAACGGTCGTAATAGATGAAACTGCTGTGTTTGGAAAATATTCATATGGATTCTCACAGTAG